Proteins encoded within one genomic window of Chloroflexota bacterium:
- the tgt gene encoding tRNA guanosine(34) transglycosylase Tgt gives MVPPPTDGTTRARLGRLSLPHGIVESPQFMPVGTNATVKGLHPADLVEVGASIVLANTYHLYLRPGHERIARLGGLHRFMAWDRPILTDSGGFQVVSLGDLRIVDDDGVTFRSHLDGSVHRFTPELAIGVQQALGADVAVAFDQPVPPSSPRPVVAEATERTARWAERSYRAHDRADQALFGIVQGGLEPDLRAASVAAIAGLPFDGLCIGGLAGDETAEQREATLDITVDLLAADPRPRYLMGLGSPADILEAVHRGVDLFDSVLPARVARNGQLWVPGGHLNIRNARYLDDPEPVQADCPCLACRGFSRAYLAHLFRARELLAYRLATCHNLTFTLDFLARIRTALRSGTFPAALPELRLRAGRMSGSEVAVQSA, from the coding sequence ATCGTCCCACCGCCGACGGACGGCACGACGCGCGCCCGCCTCGGGCGACTCAGCCTCCCGCACGGCATCGTCGAGAGCCCGCAGTTCATGCCGGTCGGAACGAACGCGACGGTGAAGGGCCTCCACCCGGCGGATCTCGTCGAGGTCGGTGCATCGATCGTCCTCGCGAACACCTACCACCTGTATCTCCGCCCCGGCCACGAACGGATCGCCCGCCTCGGCGGCCTCCATCGGTTCATGGCGTGGGACCGCCCGATCCTCACCGACTCGGGCGGCTTCCAGGTCGTCTCGCTCGGCGACCTGCGGATCGTCGACGACGACGGGGTGACGTTCCGCAGTCACCTCGATGGGTCGGTCCACCGGTTCACCCCGGAGCTCGCGATCGGCGTCCAGCAGGCGCTCGGTGCGGACGTCGCCGTCGCCTTCGATCAGCCGGTGCCGCCGTCCTCGCCGCGCCCGGTCGTCGCCGAGGCGACAGAACGGACCGCCCGCTGGGCCGAGCGATCGTATCGAGCCCACGATCGAGCGGACCAGGCGCTCTTCGGGATCGTCCAGGGTGGACTGGAACCCGACCTTCGGGCGGCTTCCGTGGCGGCGATCGCAGGCCTGCCGTTCGACGGCCTGTGCATCGGCGGGCTCGCCGGCGACGAGACGGCCGAACAGCGCGAGGCGACGCTCGATATCACGGTCGACCTGCTCGCCGCGGATCCCCGGCCGCGCTACCTCATGGGCCTCGGGTCGCCGGCGGACATCCTCGAGGCGGTCCACCGCGGCGTTGACCTGTTCGATTCGGTCCTCCCCGCGCGCGTCGCCCGGAACGGCCAGCTGTGGGTCCCCGGCGGTCACCTCAACATCCGGAACGCCCGCTACCTCGACGACCCGGAGCCGGTCCAGGCGGACTGTCCGTGCCTCGCCTGTCGCGGCTTCTCACGCGCCTACCTCGCCCATCTCTTCCGGGCCCGCGAGCTCCTCGCCTACCGCCTCGCGACTTGTCACAACCTCACCTTCACCCTAGACTTCCTCGCGAGGATCCGCACCGCGCTCAGATCCGGCACCTTCCCGGCGGCACTCCCCGAGCTTCGGCTGCGCGCCGGCAGGATGAGCGGCAGTGAAGTCGCGGTGCAGTCCGCGTGA
- a CDS encoding YebC/PmpR family DNA-binding transcriptional regulator produces MSGHSKWSQIKRQKGVNDVKRGAVFTKVAREIAIAARAGGGDPDGNFRLRLAIEKARSVNMPADNIKRAIERAAGAGESDQFEEIVYEGYGPGGVAILVEAATDNRNRTAAEVRSRFAKSGGQLAASGAVAWQFEARGLITVARSSGIDADAVVLAAIDAGAADVDTEADPLEIYTDPGDLEAVRRALDGAGIPVDQAESAMIARQTVELDASKARQALRLVEELEDLEDVQRVTANFDIPEEVFAEVAG; encoded by the coding sequence ATGTCCGGTCACTCCAAGTGGTCTCAGATCAAGCGCCAGAAGGGCGTCAATGACGTCAAGCGCGGCGCGGTCTTCACCAAGGTCGCCCGGGAGATCGCGATCGCGGCCCGGGCCGGTGGCGGCGATCCAGACGGCAATTTTCGGCTTCGCCTCGCGATCGAGAAGGCACGCTCCGTCAACATGCCGGCGGACAACATCAAGCGGGCGATCGAGCGCGCGGCGGGGGCCGGGGAGAGTGACCAGTTCGAGGAGATCGTCTACGAGGGCTACGGCCCCGGCGGCGTGGCGATCCTCGTCGAAGCAGCGACGGACAACCGGAACCGGACGGCGGCCGAAGTCCGCTCCCGGTTCGCCAAGTCGGGCGGCCAGCTCGCCGCGTCGGGCGCCGTCGCCTGGCAGTTCGAGGCACGCGGGCTCATCACCGTCGCCCGCTCCTCGGGGATCGACGCGGACGCGGTCGTCCTCGCCGCGATCGACGCCGGGGCGGCGGACGTCGACACGGAGGCGGACCCGCTCGAGATCTACACGGACCCGGGCGACCTCGAGGCTGTCCGGCGCGCCCTCGACGGGGCAGGGATCCCGGTGGACCAGGCCGAGTCGGCCATGATCGCCCGGCAGACCGTCGAGCTCGACGCCTCGAAGGCGCGCCAGGCCCTCCGGCTCGTCGAGGAGCTCGAGGATCTCGAGGACGTCCAGCGGGTGACCGCGAACTTCGACATTCCGGAGGAAGTCTTCGCCGAGGTCGCCGGGTGA
- the ruvC gene encoding crossover junction endodeoxyribonuclease RuvC: MIVLGIDPGTAALGYGVVERTGGRLRAVDDGCISTSPSDPLPERLLQIHTAVRDLIATHRPALLAVERLFFSRNAQTAFAVGQARGVVLLAAAEADVAVREATPSEVKSAVAGHGGADKEQVARMVAIILGLDAPPRPDDAADALAIAIWAANRERAGEMLQSAVLDRAAVAPLAGGSTPYERAVREALGAERIAAASRSGRNGGR, encoded by the coding sequence ATGATCGTCCTCGGCATCGACCCTGGCACCGCCGCCCTCGGCTACGGCGTCGTGGAGCGGACGGGCGGTCGCCTTCGCGCGGTCGACGACGGCTGCATCTCGACGAGCCCGTCCGACCCGCTGCCGGAACGCCTCCTCCAGATCCATACGGCCGTCCGCGATCTCATCGCGACCCACCGACCGGCGCTCCTTGCCGTCGAGCGGCTCTTCTTCAGCCGGAACGCACAGACGGCCTTCGCCGTGGGCCAGGCACGCGGTGTGGTCCTGCTCGCAGCGGCGGAGGCGGATGTGGCGGTCCGCGAGGCCACGCCGAGCGAGGTGAAGTCGGCCGTGGCCGGCCACGGCGGTGCCGACAAGGAGCAGGTCGCGCGGATGGTCGCGATCATCCTCGGGCTCGACGCACCGCCGCGACCCGACGACGCGGCGGACGCGCTCGCCATCGCGATCTGGGCGGCGAACCGGGAGCGCGCCGGTGAGATGCTCCAGTCGGCGGTCCTCGACCGGGCCGCGGTCGCGCCGCTCGCCGGTGGGAGCACCCCGTACGAGCGTGCCGTCCGAGAGGCGCTCGGTGCCGAACGGATCGCCGCCGCGTCCAGATCAGGACGGAACGGCGGACGGTGA
- the recA gene encoding recombinase RecA, translating into MTGERGVDERTLDRATAERGRAVDAAILAIEKQFGRGSIMKLGSAERQQVDTIPTGSIALDLALGVGGIPRGRITEIFGPESSGKTTVCQHVLAEAQRRGGVVAFIDVEHALDPGYARACGVNVDELLVSQPDTGEQALEITETLIRSGGIDCVVLDSVAALVPRAEIEGEMGDSFVGIQARLMSQALRKLTGAVSRSNTALVFTNQLREKIGVMFGNPEITPGGRALKFYASVRLDIRRIETIKSGTESIGNRVRVKVVKNKVAPPFRVAEFDVMYGEGISREGGLLDVGVAMDVVTKTGAWFTFGESRLGQGREAAKEFLKANAEIVAEVERQIRTKMSTVTVPVEGIEEAE; encoded by the coding sequence ATGACAGGCGAGCGCGGCGTGGACGAACGGACCCTCGATCGAGCGACGGCCGAACGCGGGCGAGCCGTGGATGCAGCGATCCTCGCGATCGAGAAGCAGTTCGGTCGCGGTTCGATCATGAAGCTCGGCTCGGCCGAACGGCAGCAGGTCGACACGATCCCGACCGGATCGATCGCCCTTGACCTTGCGCTCGGTGTCGGCGGCATCCCGCGCGGGCGGATCACGGAGATCTTCGGCCCGGAGTCGTCCGGGAAGACGACGGTCTGCCAGCATGTCCTCGCCGAGGCGCAGCGTCGGGGCGGCGTCGTCGCCTTCATCGACGTCGAACATGCCCTCGACCCGGGCTACGCGCGGGCGTGCGGTGTCAACGTCGACGAGCTCCTCGTGAGCCAGCCGGACACCGGGGAGCAGGCGCTCGAGATCACGGAGACACTCATCCGCTCGGGCGGGATCGACTGCGTCGTCCTCGACTCGGTCGCCGCACTCGTGCCGCGCGCGGAGATCGAGGGCGAGATGGGCGACAGCTTCGTCGGCATCCAGGCCCGCCTCATGAGTCAGGCACTTCGCAAGCTCACCGGCGCCGTCTCGAGGAGCAACACCGCCCTGGTGTTCACGAATCAGCTCCGCGAGAAGATCGGGGTGATGTTCGGCAATCCGGAGATCACGCCAGGCGGACGGGCGCTGAAGTTCTACGCGAGCGTTCGGCTCGACATCCGGCGCATCGAGACGATCAAGTCGGGCACCGAGTCGATCGGCAACCGCGTCCGAGTGAAGGTCGTGAAGAACAAGGTGGCACCGCCCTTCCGCGTCGCGGAGTTCGACGTCATGTACGGCGAGGGCATCTCCCGGGAAGGGGGCCTCCTCGATGTCGGTGTGGCGATGGACGTCGTGACGAAGACCGGCGCGTGGTTCACGTTCGGCGAGTCTCGCCTCGGGCAGGGTCGTGAGGCGGCGAAGGAATTCCTCAAGGCGAACGCGGAGATCGTCGCCGAGGTCGAACGGCAGATCCGGACGAAGATGTCGACCGTCACGGTCCCGGTCGAGGGGATCGAAGAGGCCGAGTGA
- the ruvB gene encoding Holliday junction branch migration DNA helicase RuvB produces MTDDASQVLAAQLLDEADLAVEGSLRPHTLGEYIGQREVKGNLSILLTAARGRGEAADHVLLYGPPGLGKTTLATIVARELGVNIRYTSGPAIERAGDLAAILTALDERDVLFIDEIHRLNRAVEEILYPAMEDYALDVMIGKGPSARSLRLSLKPFTVVGATTRAGRISAPLRDRFGATYRLDFYDETDLTAIVVRSAGILGVEIAPDASAAIARRGRGTPRIVNRLLKRVRDHAQVHGTGAVTRASAEEAMRRMEIDEEGLDSTDRKLLSAIIQKFGSGPVGVQALAAVLSEEVETIEDVYEPFLLRLAFIDRTPQGRIATEAARQHLASLGYEIPPPRRPEPGISSLWDGSVVDEAVVRDGDA; encoded by the coding sequence ATGACGGACGACGCGTCGCAGGTCCTCGCCGCACAGCTCCTCGACGAGGCGGATCTCGCCGTCGAGGGCTCACTCCGGCCCCACACGCTCGGCGAGTACATCGGCCAACGCGAGGTGAAAGGCAACCTCTCGATCCTCCTCACTGCGGCACGCGGCAGGGGAGAGGCGGCGGACCATGTGCTCCTCTACGGACCGCCGGGCCTCGGCAAGACGACCCTCGCGACGATCGTCGCCCGAGAGCTCGGGGTGAACATCCGCTACACCAGTGGGCCGGCGATCGAGCGTGCCGGAGATCTGGCGGCGATCCTCACCGCGCTCGACGAGCGCGACGTCCTCTTCATCGACGAGATCCATCGGCTCAATCGGGCCGTCGAGGAGATCCTCTATCCGGCGATGGAGGACTACGCCCTGGACGTCATGATCGGCAAGGGGCCCTCCGCCCGATCGCTGCGGCTCAGCCTCAAGCCGTTCACCGTCGTCGGCGCGACGACGCGGGCCGGCCGTATCAGCGCTCCGCTCCGCGACCGCTTCGGGGCCACGTACCGGCTCGACTTCTACGACGAGACGGACCTGACCGCGATCGTCGTGCGGTCGGCCGGGATCCTCGGCGTGGAGATCGCTCCGGACGCCTCGGCCGCCATCGCACGACGCGGGCGCGGGACGCCGCGGATCGTCAATCGGCTCCTCAAGCGTGTCCGCGATCACGCCCAGGTCCACGGCACCGGCGCCGTCACGAGGGCTTCGGCGGAGGAGGCCATGCGCCGGATGGAGATCGACGAGGAGGGCCTCGATTCCACCGACCGCAAGCTCCTCTCCGCGATCATCCAGAAGTTCGGATCCGGACCGGTCGGCGTGCAGGCCCTGGCGGCGGTCCTGTCCGAGGAGGTCGAGACGATCGAGGACGTCTACGAGCCGTTCCTCCTCCGGCTCGCCTTCATCGATCGCACTCCCCAGGGCAGGATCGCGACGGAGGCGGCGCGCCAGCATCTCGCGTCGCTCGGCTACGAGATCCCGCCACCCCGGCGACCCGAGCCGGGGATCTCGTCGCTGTGGGATGGGTCGGTCGTAGATGAAGCCGTGGTACGGGACGGGGACGCGTGA
- a CDS encoding 1-(5-phosphoribosyl)-5-[(5-phosphoribosylamino)methylideneamino] imidazole-4-carboxamide isomerase, producing MPFELYAAIDLGGGAVVRLRQGDFDRATVYPGDPATIGRAFVAEGARWIHVVDLDGARSGEPMQVAAIRSVIDAVAGRARIQVAGGLRTEAAVGSALDSGASRVVVGTAALRDPSFGTRIVEAHGPDAIAVALDVRDGVAIGEAWRSGADGAAVDDALRRLAGAGVETFVVTAIERDGLLEGPDLGLLARLVLLDRGAIVASGGIASLDDLRAVRAIGCRGAIVGRAVYEGRIRLDEAITAIQAF from the coding sequence ATGCCATTCGAGCTCTATGCGGCGATCGATCTCGGCGGTGGGGCGGTGGTTCGGCTTCGCCAAGGAGACTTCGATCGGGCGACTGTGTATCCCGGTGACCCCGCGACGATCGGCCGGGCGTTCGTGGCCGAGGGAGCGCGGTGGATCCACGTCGTGGACCTCGACGGGGCGCGGTCGGGGGAGCCGATGCAGGTCGCCGCGATCCGCTCTGTCATCGATGCTGTCGCCGGACGGGCGCGGATCCAGGTCGCCGGCGGACTGCGGACGGAGGCGGCCGTGGGCTCGGCCCTGGACTCCGGCGCGAGCCGCGTGGTCGTGGGTACCGCAGCCCTCCGGGATCCGTCGTTCGGCACACGGATCGTCGAGGCGCATGGACCGGACGCCATCGCGGTCGCACTCGATGTTCGCGACGGCGTCGCGATCGGCGAGGCATGGCGCTCGGGAGCGGACGGCGCCGCCGTCGACGACGCTCTCCGACGGTTGGCCGGTGCCGGCGTGGAGACGTTCGTCGTCACCGCCATCGAGCGAGACGGTCTGCTCGAGGGACCGGATCTCGGGCTTCTCGCCCGCCTCGTGCTGCTCGACCGGGGAGCGATTGTCGCCTCGGGAGGGATCGCGTCGCTCGACGACCTCCGGGCGGTCCGGGCCATCGGCTGTCGCGGCGCGATCGTCGGACGCGCAGTCTACGAAGGCAGGATCCGCCTCGACGAGGCGATCACCGCGATCCAAGCGTTCTGA
- the rny gene encoding ribonuclease Y has protein sequence MVDLTVAAAVAVVAVGAGAAAGFVLRGMRASARMKQAEEKAALIIEKAYNQQKDLILEAKDEKLRLQREAEDEARAKRSELANLERRLLQRDDQLDQRGDMLEQRDRKLIDREREIERAREEVARAHAEQVAALERVSGMSGEDAKAILLDAVREEAEHDAVRIARAIERAARDEAQDKARDVIVTAIQRIAADHTAEHTVSVIHLPSDEMKGRIIGREGRNIRALEQATGVDLIIDDTPETVVISGFDPVRREIARIAITKLVSDGRIHPGRIEEVVAKARAEVDLVIRQAGEQAAYEAGVPGLPPEIVKLLGRLKYRTSYGQNVLNHVVETSRLAAIIAAEVGADIQIAKMGGLLHDIGKAVDHEVEGPHAAIGAQIAQRHNLPMKVVNGIAAHHQEVEYACIEAPIVQIADAISASRPGARGEAMDTYVKRLEDLQAIAASFAGVERSFAVQAGREVRILVRPEEIDDLASMRLARDIVRKIEETLTYPGQIRVTVIRETRAVEYAK, from the coding sequence ATGGTTGATCTGACCGTCGCCGCCGCCGTGGCCGTCGTGGCCGTCGGCGCCGGCGCTGCCGCTGGATTCGTCCTTCGGGGCATGCGCGCGAGCGCCCGCATGAAGCAGGCCGAGGAGAAGGCCGCACTCATCATCGAGAAGGCGTACAACCAGCAGAAGGATCTCATCCTCGAGGCGAAGGACGAGAAGCTTCGACTCCAGCGCGAGGCGGAGGACGAGGCGCGAGCGAAACGCTCCGAGCTCGCCAACCTCGAACGCCGGCTCCTCCAGCGCGACGACCAGCTCGACCAGCGCGGCGACATGCTCGAGCAGCGCGATCGCAAGCTCATCGATCGCGAGCGCGAGATCGAGCGCGCGCGGGAGGAGGTCGCCCGCGCGCACGCCGAGCAGGTTGCCGCGCTCGAACGAGTGAGCGGCATGTCCGGTGAGGACGCCAAGGCCATCCTGCTCGATGCAGTCCGCGAGGAGGCCGAGCATGACGCCGTCCGCATCGCCCGGGCGATCGAACGGGCCGCTCGAGACGAGGCCCAGGACAAGGCCCGTGATGTCATCGTCACGGCCATACAACGGATCGCCGCCGACCATACGGCCGAGCACACGGTGAGCGTCATCCACCTCCCGAGCGACGAGATGAAGGGCCGGATCATCGGTCGTGAGGGCCGCAACATCCGGGCGCTCGAACAGGCGACGGGCGTCGACCTCATCATCGACGACACGCCCGAGACGGTCGTCATCTCGGGCTTCGACCCGGTCCGCCGCGAGATCGCCCGGATCGCCATCACGAAACTCGTCAGCGACGGCCGGATCCACCCCGGACGCATCGAGGAGGTCGTCGCCAAGGCCCGGGCGGAGGTCGATCTCGTGATCCGCCAGGCCGGCGAACAGGCGGCCTACGAGGCGGGCGTCCCGGGTCTCCCGCCGGAGATCGTCAAGCTCCTCGGGCGCCTCAAATACCGCACGAGCTACGGCCAGAACGTCCTCAACCACGTCGTCGAGACGAGCCGTCTGGCGGCGATCATCGCGGCCGAGGTGGGGGCCGACATCCAGATCGCGAAGATGGGCGGCCTCCTCCACGACATCGGCAAGGCGGTCGACCATGAGGTCGAGGGTCCCCACGCGGCGATCGGCGCCCAGATCGCGCAGCGACACAACCTGCCGATGAAGGTCGTCAACGGCATCGCCGCTCACCACCAGGAAGTCGAATACGCCTGTATCGAGGCCCCGATCGTGCAGATCGCGGATGCGATCAGCGCCTCGCGGCCGGGCGCGCGGGGTGAGGCGATGGATACCTACGTGAAGCGGCTTGAGGATCTCCAGGCGATCGCCGCGAGCTTCGCCGGTGTCGAGCGCTCGTTCGCGGTCCAGGCGGGTCGCGAGGTCCGCATCCTCGTTCGACCTGAGGAGATCGACGATCTGGCGTCGATGCGCCTCGCCCGCGACATCGTCCGCAAGATCGAGGAGACGCTCACCTATCCAGGTCAGATCAGGGTGACGGTCATCCGCGAGACGCGGGCCGTGGAGTACGCGAAGTAG
- a CDS encoding elongation factor G — MTTKSVDLPHLRSVVLAGHAGSGKTTLAEQLLFRTGATQRLGRVDDGTSTLDHEPEEQKRHESLSLAVATLDDDGTRVTLIDTPGYPDLVAEVIEGFAGVDGALFVMDASGGVDSGLESAVALGRSTGRAACFFINKCDRENADPSAALDALRTTFGTKVAPLQLAIGSGDGFAGYVDLVHRRAWHWDGSQEVEIPVPEGLAAEVARRRDQLLEAAAEADDDVLAKYLEGEEVSDPELEACLRKGVKESILAPVLVGSAVRGIGLRGLLDAFVRYLPSPTDEGPATAREPKSGDAVSVPPDPAGPLLARVFKTAADPFVGRLTYLRVLSGTIHSQGHAWNAGRGEDERIGQLLLIHGKDQEPVGELKAGEIGAVAKLSVTATGDTLSSREHPLLLDPLVFPEPTLPVAIEPQTKADLDKMGAALNRMLEEEPCVRLERSATGEQLLVATGEAHIAVIAERLKRKFGATIVTRTPRVPYRETIRGRTQVEGKYKKQTGGHGMFGHVWLEIEPNPGGGVEFAEKVVGGSVPKGFFPGVEKGVREAAAEGVIAGYPLSDFRATLYDGSFHTVDSNELSFKIAASMALRKGVLDCRPALLEPIMSVEVRVPERYMGDVNRDLNTRRGRVLGMDAGGDGLQVVAAHVPQAELFSYATELRSLTHGRGSFRATLDHYEEVPATVADKIVEAHRRHVEAAGGH, encoded by the coding sequence ATGACGACGAAGAGCGTTGACCTCCCCCACCTTCGGAGCGTCGTCCTCGCCGGACACGCCGGCTCCGGCAAGACGACGCTCGCGGAACAGCTCCTCTTCCGCACCGGAGCGACGCAGCGGCTCGGTCGGGTCGACGACGGGACGAGCACGCTCGACCACGAGCCGGAGGAGCAGAAGCGCCACGAATCGCTGTCCCTGGCCGTCGCCACCCTCGACGACGATGGGACCCGGGTGACCCTCATCGACACGCCCGGCTATCCGGATCTCGTCGCCGAGGTGATCGAGGGGTTCGCCGGCGTCGACGGGGCGCTTTTCGTCATGGACGCCTCCGGCGGCGTCGACTCCGGCCTCGAGAGTGCGGTCGCGCTCGGCCGATCGACAGGTCGTGCCGCCTGCTTCTTCATCAACAAGTGCGATCGCGAGAACGCGGATCCCAGCGCGGCGCTCGACGCCCTGCGGACGACATTCGGGACGAAGGTCGCCCCGCTCCAGCTGGCGATCGGCAGCGGAGATGGCTTCGCCGGCTACGTCGACCTGGTCCACCGGCGGGCGTGGCACTGGGATGGCAGCCAGGAGGTCGAGATCCCCGTCCCCGAGGGGCTCGCCGCGGAGGTCGCGAGGCGGCGCGATCAGCTCCTCGAGGCGGCCGCCGAGGCGGACGATGACGTCCTGGCGAAGTACCTCGAGGGTGAGGAAGTCAGCGACCCGGAGCTCGAGGCGTGCCTGCGGAAGGGCGTGAAGGAGTCCATCCTCGCCCCTGTCCTTGTCGGGAGCGCTGTCAGGGGGATCGGGCTCCGCGGTCTCCTCGATGCGTTCGTCCGCTACCTGCCCTCGCCGACCGACGAGGGTCCGGCGACCGCTCGCGAACCGAAGTCCGGGGATGCCGTGAGCGTTCCCCCCGATCCGGCGGGACCATTGCTCGCCCGCGTCTTCAAGACGGCCGCCGACCCCTTTGTCGGGCGCCTCACCTACCTCCGGGTGCTGTCGGGGACGATCCACTCGCAGGGCCACGCGTGGAACGCCGGGCGCGGCGAGGACGAGCGAATCGGCCAGCTCCTGCTCATCCACGGCAAGGACCAGGAGCCCGTGGGCGAGCTCAAGGCCGGCGAGATCGGCGCCGTCGCGAAACTGTCCGTCACCGCGACCGGCGATACCCTCTCGAGCCGCGAGCATCCGTTGCTCCTCGACCCGCTCGTTTTTCCCGAGCCGACCCTCCCGGTGGCGATCGAACCGCAGACCAAGGCCGACCTCGACAAGATGGGTGCCGCCCTGAACCGGATGCTCGAGGAGGAGCCGTGCGTCCGCCTCGAGCGGAGCGCGACGGGCGAGCAGCTCCTCGTCGCGACCGGCGAGGCCCATATCGCGGTGATCGCGGAACGGCTCAAGCGGAAGTTCGGGGCGACGATCGTCACGCGCACCCCGCGGGTCCCGTATCGGGAGACGATCCGGGGACGGACCCAGGTCGAGGGCAAGTACAAGAAGCAGACCGGCGGCCACGGGATGTTCGGGCACGTCTGGCTCGAGATCGAACCGAACCCGGGCGGCGGCGTCGAGTTCGCCGAGAAGGTCGTCGGCGGGTCCGTGCCGAAGGGCTTCTTCCCGGGGGTCGAGAAGGGTGTCCGGGAAGCCGCGGCCGAAGGCGTCATCGCCGGCTATCCGCTATCCGATTTCAGGGCCACCCTCTACGACGGCTCGTTCCACACGGTCGACAGCAACGAGCTCTCATTCAAGATCGCGGCGTCGATGGCGCTCAGGAAGGGCGTCCTCGACTGTCGGCCGGCCCTCCTCGAGCCGATCATGTCCGTCGAGGTCCGGGTCCCGGAGCGGTACATGGGTGACGTGAACCGCGATCTCAACACGCGGCGCGGACGCGTCCTCGGCATGGACGCCGGAGGAGACGGGCTGCAGGTCGTGGCCGCCCACGTCCCGCAGGCGGAGCTCTTCAGCTACGCGACGGAGCTCCGATCGCTGACCCACGGTCGGGGCAGCTTCAGGGCCACCCTGGACCACTACGAGGAGGTCCCGGCGACCGTCGCCGACAAGATCGTCGAGGCGCACCGCCGGCACGTCGAGGCTGCCGGCGGGCACTGA
- the ruvA gene encoding Holliday junction branch migration protein RuvA, with protein sequence MIASVEGIVGTVGLDSVVIDVGGVGYRVYAAPAVLVAARPGARLRLHTHHLVAEDRQALFGFATSEELGFFHLLLTVTGVGPKVALAIVGSRPVADLQLAILQQDQAALTAIPGIGRKLAERVVFELKEKVAAAGTAAGGGTGGGETEVVAALQALGYSAIEAREASRAAGADLTNGDSLEDRVKAALRTLLRD encoded by the coding sequence GTGATCGCCTCCGTCGAGGGGATCGTCGGGACGGTCGGCCTCGATTCCGTCGTCATCGACGTCGGGGGCGTCGGCTACCGGGTGTACGCGGCTCCGGCTGTTCTCGTCGCCGCACGCCCGGGTGCGCGGCTCCGACTCCACACGCATCACCTCGTCGCGGAGGACCGCCAGGCGCTGTTCGGATTCGCGACCTCCGAGGAGCTCGGCTTCTTCCACCTCCTCCTCACCGTCACCGGCGTGGGTCCGAAAGTCGCCCTCGCGATCGTCGGCAGTCGGCCGGTCGCGGACCTCCAGCTCGCCATCCTCCAGCAGGATCAGGCCGCCCTCACCGCCATACCCGGGATCGGCAGGAAGCTCGCCGAACGGGTCGTCTTCGAACTCAAGGAGAAGGTCGCCGCTGCGGGGACCGCCGCAGGCGGCGGTACGGGCGGCGGCGAGACGGAGGTGGTCGCGGCGCTCCAGGCGCTCGGCTATTCCGCGATCGAGGCCCGCGAGGCTTCCCGCGCCGCCGGCGCGGATCTCACGAACGGCGACAGTCTCGAGGATCGCGTGAAGGCCGCCCTGCGGACCCTGCTCCGCGACTGA
- a CDS encoding regulatory protein RecX: MSGRDGPGSERRQRPSPTERRALRTEETDPEIVLAAAVRFLETRPRSVAEVRRRLRTAGYPSPLIEGAVGRLLDLGYLDDASFARAWVESRDRARPRGERALRAELGQKGVGRDVADAILADRRSGDADPPSGGGSAEPEERSADEAAAARLLERRSRTLDRIPDVRVRRQRAYALLARNGFDPSVSARVAARHVDRELGDVATPVTRFDPPSDGP, encoded by the coding sequence ATGAGCGGCCGCGACGGTCCGGGCAGCGAGCGACGGCAGCGGCCCTCGCCGACCGAACGGCGCGCCCTCAGGACGGAGGAGACAGACCCGGAGATCGTCCTCGCTGCCGCGGTGCGGTTCCTCGAGACCCGCCCGCGCTCGGTCGCGGAGGTACGCCGCCGTCTCCGCACGGCCGGCTATCCAAGTCCGCTCATCGAGGGCGCGGTCGGGCGGCTCCTGGATCTCGGCTATCTCGACGACGCGTCCTTCGCGCGGGCCTGGGTCGAGTCCCGCGATCGGGCCCGCCCGCGCGGCGAGCGGGCGCTCCGGGCGGAGCTCGGACAGAAGGGCGTCGGGCGCGATGTCGCGGATGCGATCCTCGCCGACCGAAGGAGCGGGGACGCGGACCCGCCGTCCGGTGGCGGGTCTGCCGAGCCTGAGGAGCGCTCAGCGGACGAGGCCGCGGCGGCGCGACTGCTCGAGCGCAGGTCTCGCACCCTCGATCGGATCCCGGACGTCCGGGTGCGCCGCCAGCGGGCGTATGCGCTGCTGGCGCGGAACGGGTTCGATCCGTCCGTGAGCGCCCGCGTGGCCGCCCGCCATGTCGATCGCGAACTCGGGGACGTCGCGACGCCAGTGACCCGGTTTGACCCTCCGTCCGACGGGCCCTAG